One Erysipelothrix amsterdamensis DNA window includes the following coding sequences:
- the metK gene encoding methionine adenosyltransferase: MNLVFFTSESVTDGHPDKMCDQIADAILDQALKQDPNSKMAVEATIKDNFVLIYGEANTKAVIDYAQVAKDVIADIGYPEDYEVMVKVNKQSSQINNAVVSQENVGAGDQGIMFGFACNETENYMPLPIHLAHALSKRLSDAKSEIDWLYPDGKTQVTVAYEGNEPKFVHTVLVSASHRAGIDHATIEKTVMESIIKPVIDSKWITEETRFIVNPSGEFSIAGPFSDSGTTGRKIVVDSYGGFGRIGGGCFSSKDPSKVDRSAAYFSRYVAKSVVAAGLCDKIELQLSYAIGLSDPLSIHIDTFGTHKRPESEILDIIKANFDFKVGNIISELNLLRPIYRNTANFGHFGRDGFPWEVIKPLKF; this comes from the coding sequence ATGAATTTAGTATTTTTTACGTCAGAGAGTGTTACGGATGGTCATCCGGATAAAATGTGTGATCAAATTGCGGATGCAATTTTAGATCAAGCATTAAAACAAGATCCTAATTCTAAGATGGCAGTTGAAGCGACCATTAAAGATAATTTTGTTTTAATCTATGGGGAGGCAAATACAAAAGCAGTGATTGATTATGCACAGGTTGCGAAAGATGTCATTGCGGATATTGGTTATCCTGAAGATTATGAAGTCATGGTTAAGGTTAATAAACAATCATCCCAAATCAATAACGCTGTTGTTTCTCAAGAAAATGTGGGAGCAGGCGATCAAGGGATTATGTTTGGGTTTGCATGTAATGAAACTGAAAATTATATGCCCCTTCCAATTCACTTAGCGCATGCCTTATCAAAACGATTAAGTGATGCGAAATCAGAAATCGATTGGCTTTATCCCGATGGGAAAACACAAGTAACCGTTGCGTATGAAGGCAATGAACCTAAGTTTGTGCATACGGTTTTAGTGAGTGCATCACATAGAGCAGGAATTGATCACGCTACCATTGAGAAAACTGTTATGGAGTCCATTATTAAACCCGTCATTGATTCAAAATGGATTACAGAAGAAACACGTTTTATTGTGAATCCAAGTGGTGAGTTTAGTATTGCAGGTCCTTTTAGTGATAGTGGTACAACAGGTCGTAAGATTGTAGTGGATAGCTATGGTGGATTTGGTCGTATCGGTGGTGGATGCTTTAGTTCGAAAGATCCATCTAAAGTGGATCGCTCAGCAGCTTACTTCTCACGTTATGTCGCAAAAAGTGTTGTGGCTGCAGGGCTTTGCGATAAAATTGAACTGCAATTGAGTTATGCAATTGGTTTATCGGATCCCCTTTCAATTCATATTGATACATTCGGAACGCATAAACGTCCTGAATCAGAGATTTTAGACATAATAAAAGCCAACTTTGATTTTAAAGTCGGCAATATTATTTCGGAACTTAATTTATTACGTCCAATCTATCGTAATACCGCAAATTTCGGTCATTTCGGTCGTGATGGCTTCCCATGGGAAGTTATTAAACCGCTTAAGTTTTAA
- a CDS encoding TIGR01906 family membrane protein, translating into MKRKFYGVAVVIFVVCMMITAIDILSFNRSTYHNFYKRANTAQEIGITETELEDVTVELLDYLKDREPALSKTVVIQGETVPMFNEREHEHMKDVKALYQKAMLFRNLGMIFVAIMIVVSLGSGDYLDLVLNRDVLGSALIVLVVIFGTIGMIAILDFDTFWITFHNIVFSNDLWLLNPRVDRLILLVPEPFFMALVYRIFAATAVIFALMGGAYFGLDWKVRYDSRRTLRTGDSSEYR; encoded by the coding sequence ATGAAACGGAAATTTTATGGTGTCGCTGTCGTGATTTTTGTAGTATGTATGATGATTACAGCGATCGATATTTTATCGTTTAACAGAAGTACTTATCATAATTTTTATAAACGTGCGAATACTGCTCAAGAAATTGGAATTACTGAGACGGAATTGGAAGATGTTACGGTAGAGCTTTTAGATTATTTAAAAGATCGAGAGCCGGCCTTATCGAAAACTGTGGTTATTCAGGGTGAAACGGTACCAATGTTTAATGAGCGTGAACACGAGCATATGAAAGATGTGAAAGCACTCTATCAAAAAGCGATGTTGTTTCGTAATTTGGGTATGATTTTTGTAGCAATCATGATTGTGGTGAGTTTGGGTTCGGGAGATTATCTTGATCTGGTCTTAAATCGTGATGTTTTAGGGTCAGCGCTTATTGTTTTAGTTGTCATTTTCGGAACAATTGGAATGATTGCGATTTTAGATTTTGATACCTTTTGGATTACATTCCACAATATTGTATTCAGTAATGATTTATGGCTTTTAAATCCGAGGGTGGACCGTTTAATTTTGTTGGTTCCAGAACCCTTCTTTATGGCTCTTGTATATCGTATTTTTGCTGCTACTGCAGTGATATTTGCCCTTATGGGTGGTGCCTATTTTGGCTTAGATTGGAAGGTTAGATATGATTCACGTCGTACTTTACGAACCGGAGATTCCTCAGAATACCGGTAA
- a CDS encoding YitT family protein, with protein sequence MINMENLRLIKPKHIVGIVVGALFSALAIKTFVRPGNLIPAGAGGLTILLLKESSRLFGIELSYGIVFFLINAIVLIFVWKKLGRRFLALSFLHVGLVSLFVEILPVVTVLPNVDPNDQLILLAIFGGVMNGVGSSFALKVGGSAGGTDFVAIYYSMVKNKPMWDKIMYFNITLLIYSGFVYGWMLALYSIIYQFVSTQVIDHYHDRYKLSSLHIITDLPTEVSDAVMAVTRHGITKIDGIGMFKQKYKAVLYIVVNQFELACIIDAITHTDPKAFIEISSVERIEGNYRQKPLE encoded by the coding sequence ATGATAAATATGGAAAATTTAAGGTTAATTAAACCCAAACATATAGTTGGAATTGTTGTTGGTGCGTTATTTTCGGCATTAGCAATTAAAACGTTTGTTCGTCCAGGGAATTTGATTCCTGCTGGAGCTGGTGGATTAACAATCTTATTACTGAAAGAGAGCAGTCGATTATTTGGAATTGAATTGTCTTATGGAATTGTGTTCTTCCTGATTAATGCTATCGTGTTGATATTTGTTTGGAAAAAACTCGGTCGTCGTTTCCTTGCATTGTCCTTTTTACACGTTGGTTTGGTATCGTTATTTGTGGAAATACTCCCCGTGGTTACCGTCTTACCCAATGTTGATCCTAATGATCAGTTGATTCTCCTTGCGATTTTTGGAGGGGTGATGAACGGTGTCGGATCTTCATTTGCTTTAAAGGTAGGGGGTTCAGCAGGCGGTACTGATTTTGTCGCAATTTATTACTCTATGGTTAAGAATAAACCGATGTGGGATAAAATTATGTATTTCAATATTACCCTATTAATTTATTCTGGCTTTGTTTATGGTTGGATGCTTGCATTGTATTCAATTATCTACCAATTTGTTTCAACGCAAGTCATAGATCACTATCATGATCGATATAAACTATCGAGTTTACATATTATTACAGATTTACCAACGGAAGTTTCAGATGCTGTTATGGCTGTGACACGTCATGGTATTACGAAGATTGATGGTATTGGAATGTTTAAACAAAAATATAAGGCAGTTCTGTATATTGTTGTGAACCAATTTGAACTTGCATGCATTATTGATGCGATTACGCATACAGATCCGAAAGCATTTATTGAAATTTCTTCTGTAGAGCGTATTGAAGGTAATTATCGTCAAAAACCACTGGAATAA
- a CDS encoding tRNA (cytidine(34)-2'-O)-methyltransferase — translation MIHVVLYEPEIPQNTGNIMRTCVASGAALHLIEPLGFILDEKRVKRSVMDYSDDLNLTRHLDWESFLKTVKGPVFYLTRYGEHTHSDFDYTAIEETDIYLVFGKESTGIPKSILKENYDHCFRIPMAPNARSMNLSNTVAICVFEVLRQIGYPELATHEVLKGKDFLKDF, via the coding sequence ATGATTCACGTCGTACTTTACGAACCGGAGATTCCTCAGAATACCGGTAATATTATGAGAACTTGTGTAGCAAGTGGTGCTGCACTGCATTTAATTGAACCGCTAGGGTTTATTTTGGATGAGAAGCGTGTTAAACGGAGTGTAATGGATTATTCGGATGATTTGAATCTTACACGTCATCTTGATTGGGAGAGTTTTCTAAAGACGGTTAAGGGGCCTGTGTTTTATCTGACGCGTTATGGGGAACATACCCACAGTGATTTTGATTATACAGCGATTGAAGAAACAGATATCTATCTTGTGTTTGGTAAGGAAAGTACGGGTATTCCGAAATCAATACTTAAAGAAAACTATGATCATTGTTTCCGAATTCCTATGGCTCCAAATGCTCGAAGTATGAATCTTTCAAACACGGTCGCAATTTGTGTCTTTGAGGTTCTGCGTCAAATTGGATATCCGGAATTAGCCACACATGAAGTTCTTAAAGGGAAAGATTTCTTAAAAGATTTTTAG
- a CDS encoding nucleotidyltransferase family protein, whose translation MKNKLTATGIIVEYNPLHNGHCYHIKKTREITRCDVLIAVMSPNFVQRGEPAYLDKWVRTEAALESGVDLVLELPTIYTLQSADVFAFKAVEILNHVGIQSLVFGSESNVLPVKPQFDKGLLKQGHSFAHASNTSNHQSNDILGVYYVQACQTYGITPLTILRTNNYHDQSISTSIASASAIRKAHQEGISVSHTTPLDLNTLTSYQLKEYEPFIHYLLSVQPSKTLSQNSLVSEGIQNLFIKHRHLPLDALIETCTSKRYTRSRVQRTLMNLLLNFTKDLEQPLEHVRVLGMNTKGKAYLRQLSDDEIPYTTQFKHYQFKELELRATEVYTLPKDETIKKRLLKQEVSELIIKT comes from the coding sequence ATGAAAAACAAACTCACCGCAACTGGGATTATTGTTGAATATAATCCTTTACATAATGGTCATTGTTACCATATTAAAAAGACCCGTGAAATCACGCGATGTGATGTTTTAATTGCGGTCATGTCACCAAATTTTGTACAACGTGGTGAACCCGCATATCTTGATAAATGGGTTCGCACAGAAGCGGCTCTTGAATCAGGTGTGGATTTAGTTTTAGAACTTCCAACTATTTATACTTTACAAAGTGCTGATGTCTTCGCATTTAAGGCAGTCGAAATCTTAAATCATGTGGGTATTCAGTCCCTTGTATTTGGTTCAGAATCAAATGTTCTTCCCGTCAAACCACAGTTTGATAAAGGCTTACTGAAACAAGGGCATTCCTTTGCCCATGCTTCAAATACGTCCAACCATCAGTCAAATGATATTTTAGGGGTCTACTACGTTCAAGCATGTCAAACATATGGGATAACGCCATTAACCATTCTCCGCACGAATAACTACCACGATCAAAGCATTAGTACCAGCATCGCTAGTGCCTCCGCAATTCGTAAAGCACATCAAGAAGGCATCTCTGTTAGCCATACAACGCCTTTAGACCTTAATACACTTACAAGCTATCAACTCAAGGAGTATGAACCCTTTATTCACTATTTGCTCTCCGTTCAACCCTCTAAAACACTGAGTCAAAATTCATTAGTTTCAGAAGGGATTCAAAATCTATTCATCAAACATCGACATCTTCCTCTTGATGCTTTAATTGAAACGTGTACCTCTAAGCGCTATACACGATCACGGGTACAACGCACCTTAATGAACTTACTTTTAAATTTTACGAAAGATCTTGAACAACCCCTAGAACACGTTCGAGTCTTGGGCATGAACACCAAAGGAAAAGCATACTTAAGACAACTGTCCGATGATGAAATTCCCTATACAACGCAATTTAAGCATTACCAGTTTAAAGAACTGGAATTACGCGCAACTGAAGTTTACACCTTACCCAAAGATGAGACGATAAAAAAAAGACTTCTTAAACAAGAAGTCTCCGAACTTATTATTAAAACTTAA
- a CDS encoding Rid family detoxifying hydrolase, whose translation MVRKQIRPETGPKSVGPYSMGLLIDNTVYVSGQLPIDATSNLVAEDIVKQTIQTIENMEHILEASGLSLSDVVKTTVYLTDFEDFDKMNQMYAIYFSYPYPARSCIEVSRLPKNAKISIECVAIAREDMEFEEEDDEACEGCCCD comes from the coding sequence ATGGTTCGAAAACAAATCCGTCCCGAAACGGGTCCGAAGTCCGTGGGTCCTTATTCAATGGGATTACTTATCGATAATACGGTTTATGTTTCAGGGCAATTGCCGATTGATGCGACATCAAATCTTGTTGCGGAAGACATTGTGAAGCAGACAATTCAAACAATCGAAAATATGGAACATATTTTGGAAGCCAGCGGTCTAAGTTTGAGTGATGTTGTGAAAACAACAGTATATCTTACCGATTTTGAAGATTTTGATAAGATGAACCAGATGTATGCCATCTATTTTTCATATCCTTACCCAGCTCGTAGTTGTATTGAAGTATCGCGTTTACCGAAGAATGCGAAGATTTCAATTGAGTGTGTTGCGATTGCGCGTGAAGATATGGAATTTGAAGAAGAAGATGATGAAGCGTGTGAGGGATGTTGTTGTGATTAG